The Mycobacterium seoulense genomic interval GATGCGGTCGAACATCACCGGCACCACCGCCAGCCCCGTCGCCTGGTTCCGGTCGATGAGGTCGAGCGTGGCCTCGGGGTCGAACTTGCGCCGGGTGACCACCGTGCAGGCCATCGACGCGGCGAAGATCAACTGCGAGAAGCCCCAGGCGTGGAACATCGGGGCCACGATCACGACCGTCTCCTCGGCCCGCCACGGCGTGCGGTCCAGGATGGCCTTGAGCGTGCCGATGCCCGCGTTGCCGCCGGTTTGGTTGGCCCCCTTGGGGGTTCCGGTCGTACCGGAGGTCAGCAGGATCATCCGGCCCTTGCGGCCGGGGCGCTCGGGCCGTTGACCGGTGTGCTCGCCGATGAGCCCCTCGACGGTCAGCTCGTGCCGCCCGTCGGTCCAGGCCACGATGCGGGTGGCGTCCGGCTGGTCGGCCAGCGCGCGGTCCACCGTCTCGGTGAACTCCTCGTCGTAGATGACGGCGTCGACCCCTTCGCGGTTGACCACCTCGGCGAGCGCCGGTCCGGCGAACGACGTGTTGAGCAGCACGACGTCCGAGCCGATCCGGTTGGTGGCCACCACCGCCTCGACGAAGCCGCGGTGGTTGCGGCACATGATCCCGACGACGCGCGGTGTCCCCGTCCGGCCCGGCAGGTCCTGCAGCGCCGCGGCGAGCGCGTTGATCCGCTCGTCGAGCTGGCGCCAGGTCAGCGTCCCGAGTTCGTCGACGAGGCCGGGCCGGTCCGGGCAGCGTTGCGCCGCACTGGCGAACCCGACGGTCATGCCCATGCCCTCGCGGCGCATGGCCGCGGCGATCTTGAGGTAGCGGTCGGGCCGCATCGGCGCGATCATGCCGGCGCGCCTCAGGGTGGAGATGACGCCGAGGGCTTCGGTGAAAGGAGAGGCCACGGCTCAGCCCAGGATCGGGAAACGTCGCTTGGCGGCCAGGTCCTTGAGCGCCTGCTGCATCACCGACCGCACGTGCTCGTCGACCTCGTCGACGTCCGGATCGTCGCCGAATTGGCCGGCGATGTCGATCGGTTCGAGCACCTGCGTGACGATCTTGGTGGGCAGCGGAAGGTTGGGCGGGATCACCGCACTGAAGCCGAAGGGGAAGCCGAACGACAGCGGCAGGAT includes:
- the fadD12 gene encoding acyl-CoA ligase FadD12 yields the protein MIAPMRPDRYLKIAAAMRREGMGMTVGFASAAQRCPDRPGLVDELGTLTWRQLDERINALAAALQDLPGRTGTPRVVGIMCRNHRGFVEAVVATNRIGSDVVLLNTSFAGPALAEVVNREGVDAVIYDEEFTETVDRALADQPDATRIVAWTDGRHELTVEGLIGEHTGQRPERPGRKGRMILLTSGTTGTPKGANQTGGNAGIGTLKAILDRTPWRAEETVVIVAPMFHAWGFSQLIFAASMACTVVTRRKFDPEATLDLIDRNQATGLAVVPVMFDRIMELPPEVRKRYSCKSLRFAAASGSRMRPDVVIAFMDEFGDVIYNNYNATEAGMIATATPADLRAAPDTAGRPAGGTEIRILDSEFNELPTGEVGTIYVRNDTQFEGYTSGTTKDFHAGFMSSGDVGYLDEAGRLFVVGRDDEMIVSGGENVYPIEVEKTLAVHPDVAEAAVIGVDDEQYGQRLAAFVVLTPGSQATPEALKQHVRENLANYKVPREITVLDELPRGSTGKIQRNELQSRVTG